ACCACAGTCACTTCACTTTAGAAAGCAGGTCGTTGCTATTATTAGTAAGAGAAAAATTAAATCCTGCTCTGGGTTTACGGCTAGTAGCTCTATAGCAGGTTGTTTGAGTgattaaaatgtacaaatgtccCAAAACTGTTAATGAATGTCTTTTGAGTTATTACTTGTGTTTTAATTTAGTGTTAAACATTATTGTTTGTCTTTCTAGGTTGATTTTGACAACCCGGACTATAAGAGGTTCcccaattttaaaaatgttgtggGTTATGAGACAGTTGTGGGCCCAGGAGATGTGCTCTACATACCTATGTATTGGTAAGTTGTAGACTTTGCAATTCTAAATAGAAAGTACGTGCTTATCAAATTTTCCTTCATTTCCCATAGGTGGCATCACATCGAATCACTTCTGAGTGGGGGAGTTACAATTACGGTCAACTTCTGGTACAAAGTATGCATTgtaaacaatttaaaagtaaaacaccGCCTTAAGATATGAGTTTTAATTTGTCTCAAAGCagttgtatctcaaatcaacattacaGGTTGATatgccaaaaaacaacaaaacattttgcgattgATTGTAAAGGAGAAATTAGTTCTACCTAATCTTCTTTTCATAAAAGCATACATTACggtagaaaacaaaaaaaactgctaatTAGAATATGCCAAATTTTGAATAAATGCtgataaagccttactattttCACAGATTGGTTCACCATATAGTTAAAGATAAACCTTCGTGGTAGGCCATAATAATGTTAATCGTTTATCATATGAAATTGAAGATATAAATACTGTAACATGATCTAAGTTAACAACCAAGACATATTGAACATTAGCACAAAATATTGTCTGATgttttatacatataaacaacTCTGCTAACTTATATCTATAGGCATCCTGtacagcaggggtcgggaatctttttgtcgaagagagccataaacaattcagattttcaaactttattcgttgagagccatactcaaaatttaaaagtaaaaatacatgaaaatgtgagcatttattattcatttcaccactttaaaagtaaaaaaagtctgaattattttgagaacattatttcactgttgctaatcaatgagtgtcaatgagagtatgcatgcagaagagtctaatgaagaaaaaatatgattttaaaaaagcgctagagatagtttcggcgccacagtgccggcgtgacgctcccattggtgcgtccgggacttaggtctctcatcagcagttcccatattttaccacacacgttcgcagagagccatatacacccataaaaaagccacatatggctcccgagccataggttccctacccttgctGTACACCGtcgcaaacaaaaataaatagcagttgaaactcattagctgccattgatggcaattgaCTTCTGGACTCTGAGGGCTCGCACTTTCTAGTTCAAATGAATGTAACTTTTGTGAATGTCGTACAATGTGTGTTTCAAAGGGGGCACCCACACCCAAGAGAATAGAATACCCACTGCGAGCTCACCAGAAGGTGGCCATCATGCGGAACATCGAAAAGATGCTGGGAGAGGCACTTGGTGACGCCCGACAAGTAAATGCCTCCTTTCCTCTTTTTAGGTCACCCGTTTCTTGAAAATCCCCATTGCATGTTCAACCTTGCCTTCAACCTACTTTCTGCTTATATTTAGGACTCACCcttatcaaactttttttttttttaaactttccaCGTGTCCTAGTAACATGTCAATGTCATATTTCTTTCCCCAGGTAGGACCATTGCTCCGAACTATGATCACAGGACGTTACGAAGACCCCAACGAAGAGGTGGATCTTTGAAACATCCTTGTTTGACTTTTGGACTATGTCGCTGCATGGCAATAAGCGCCTACTTTGAAACCACCGTGCTTCTCTGAGTGCCATCGTTTTGACCAACTCGTGGGAGTTGACTGTACTtgaagaggttttttttttttcagggggtgtttgtgttttgttttgtctcgGTTAGTTATTTATGTCAGAGTTTGCAACATTTGTAATTTAATGGAATAAATAGGTGAATAAGATATGCAATGCAGCTTTTGGAAGAGTTAACCACTTGGAAAGAGTTCAATTCTTGTACCCCATATTTTCCATCCGCATTCGTTAATCTTGAATAAGGTTCATTAGAGCGGGATGCAAGTCAACTGAAGTAAACAAATGATGCCGACAACATATGAATGCAAATACTTATTTACCGGACATGTTGGACAAATcatgtgtttgttttgattaaCATTAACAATATTTATCATCTATGTTTGGAACCAACAATTTGTTTCCAATGGTGTGTGTGTCCACAGCAAGGCTCACATACCCCGGGTAAATCCAGAAACCCTTGTGTTGTTTTCGTTAGTGTAACCAACTAAACTGCATGCGTGCTAAGAGTAAACTTTATCTCACTAAGCTTTGGCAAAACAAAACGCCACAAAAATTCTCAAGGGGAAACGAATAAGTCCAAAAACTATTGGACCATAACGTATGTCACTTTGTGAACAATTGGTGGACTTTGGCTTATCCCCTCAGGGGTTACCACGACAAGACTGTAGAATGACCCATTACATTTGGCACAAGTTTTACACTGATGTCTCTCCTGAAGCATTGCATATGTGTGGGAATTGtgctatcaaaaaaaaaaaaacacttcctgTATAAATGTGATGAAACAACGATGTCGCCAttcggatcaaattcaaaatctGTAATAGGTTATAATCAAGGTAATTTTAATGGTCAAATAGAACATTTTTCTATTAACTtgaatgtacagtaatccctcgattatcgcgtctTCACCTATTGACTACTTCGTGATTTTTCACTATTACTAATTATTAAAAGAAtgttaagttcataaaaatgtgaaaatccatgctgaaactcataagcggaagccacttttgctactgGGGCTCCTcactgaagattttttttttttttttttagttctaaaaatgtgaaaatctatgcTGAAATTCATAAGCGGAAGTTACTGAGACTCAGCACTGAGTAAAAAAGTTATTATAGGAGTGAACGTAGTTCCCAATTTTTCTACATTAGCcgcaatattcaagggattactgtatatagcTAATATATTGTAAATAATATGTTTTGGAGCCAAGCTTCAGTGGCAATCTCCGGTACTGGAAGCTTTTAAAATACTGGAGACTACAAGCGGTTGCCCTTTTGGCTTTTCTGAAACTGACATTTTATGGTGTAGAACATGGGATTTGAGGGATAAAAATGATGTGAACCTGGCCCGTGGTGATATGTTATGAAAGTATGTTGTTTCAATGGGTTTTGCAGCATTTTGTAACAGTTAGTCTTATATGTTTTTAGAATTTGGATGATGGATCGGTTCAAATCGATTCAACCACATGGTATAAACTGAAAACAATGGTCTCAGCGATTTCGtagaaaatcacacaaaaaactcGGCACTTTTTACCTCGTGACATAatttttgtgtggagtttgacaAAAGTAACAAGCTTATTTTGACAGTGTATGGGCTAAAACAGAAAGATGTCTGATTTAAAATATAGaaaggaaaatggaaaaaaatgtagattattGCTATCTACAGCAGAAGCATATGTTTCTTAGAATTAGGCAAAAACAGTCTATAGGTAATAGGaaagtgaaatatttatttggatAGTGTAttactaaataaatcaaattatgaaccaatttttttttcaggaaaaaaatgaacaaatttgcTCTTCatgttgacataaaaaaaacactgtgcaCATTTCTTGCTTCATACTCATGATTTTGTttctgatagaaaaaaaatcactggacCTTTTAATTTGACAACATTGTAACATTACACATTTTTCTACTAattagtcttttttttgcattaaataaTCTTAAATTCATTCAACAATTTAGTTATTTGAGAACCATGTtgtaaaaaaggatttttttgaaaacaaatggacatttataaaaaaaaatcaatcaaaatttaGCCAGGATTATTTACCGTTGTTCGTGCGGCCTAAAAGCTTGACCCGATTGATTATTTGTCTAATTTATGTTTGTAATCTCTTTTTGATATGTATTTGAAGGACTATAACTAGATACTGGCAAGGACACTGCTaaaagaaaagtgttttttttttttttaaacatttcagtAAATACATCAACATTCAGCTTTGGGCTTCCTATTCTTATTTACAGTAAGGCTcactttgaaaatattttaggCTGATATTGCACACACAAAGGCTGCTTGATAAACTTCATGGCTTTTGGTGGGATGTACACGGATGGCGCTAACACAAAAAGTCATTCAGCTGCACATAGTGAATTAGTATAAAGCATATTCTTGTGCGAAGCTACACTGAAACGAGTTGACATCTAAAGCAGGGTTATAAAAAAATTGCTTGAAGTATTTCAGTCAAGCTTACAAATGATCAAATCACTTcccccatcaaaaaaaaaatgtgtttaacaacAGTTTTGCTAAGAAACTTCAATTAACAAAATGGTCTCATTTGTTTGTTAATTTTCTTTGGAATTTTGAAAATTCAGCAATTTTTAAACCATTACTGAAAGAGAAACATCTCACTAAGGCAGGGccctaaataattcattttaaatgttattccttgaaagccctactctgaatttaaaagtcaacatacaaataaatgtgtcatttcACCATTCTTAAAGTACTAAAAGTGCTTTGAGAACATTGTTACACTGTTGAGAGCTATATGCAACCATCAagaaagccacatgtggctcctgagccgtAGGTTTCTTACTAATACAACATGTATATTTTATGTTGTTGGAGGGACAGTTCAAGGAAACGTTTGGCCTGTTGACACAGACACTACTGTAAAACTTGTCTTCAtcttgaaaatgtcaaatgactTCACTAAAGCTCAATTCAAATTAATCATACTCATTTTTTGCTTGTATACATTTCCTGTTTTCATGCTGCCAAGTAGTTTCACTGAAATGCAGTATGAAGCATGTCCTTCCATTTTGTCTtctcagatgaaaaaaaatgaaatggataAAGAACCAAACTGCTTTTCCCAATTTTACTTCTACACAAGTTGATCATTGTGATATTTGCTGTGTTGAactcattgtttttgttttgtttctataATTAAACATGTTCGCAGTTACATTGTTGATTATGGATTAAAGACGTTTTGGTGAAATTGATGGCcttggatgtccaatccatttagactgggAGGGTTTTGCAACATGGAAGAAATGgaataaaatcaacatttttttttttttttacaaaattagcCTTTAATATAAATTGTGCGTTGGTTAAAGCAAGAGGGTTACAAGTTCAGTCAACAGCCACGGCACGCGTTACAGTAACAATAATCATATCAGTCACAGGCAATGCTGTTACTGTATAATCATTCACTTATGAATAAAAGAGTATCCAGTAGAAACAAACAATTGACCAATGTTGGCCTTACCTAATGgtataaatcaaacaaaaatactTCACACTATATTCACAAAACTTAAGATGTCATGATACTTACTCTGCAAGGGTGTGATGAGTACAGAGGGGCTTTCAGACATGAGTGACCTGACTAAAGAGGATTTTGAGAAGGCTGGAATGGAAAATGGCACCATTGATTATCATAGAAAGAAAGGTTTTGTGAGTATTTTCAGTAGTGCTGACCAATTCATGATTGcggattgtgaaaaaaaatattttggtggtcaaatagaacaaaaatatgCACGACGACAGCTAATCAgtccattgttttgttttaggatatctacatcaaatacaaaaaaggtattttaaaaaagtaatttaagtAAAGTAATTTTTGGATGGCTTGCCAACCCTAGTTTTGAGTCACAAACATGGTCACAAATAGAACacaactcttatctcaaggcactgCTGTACAAGTTTAAATTGTTGAATGTTACTATATATCTCAATCAAGCATATTGCCCCATAAAAAAACCTTTATGTCTAAATCCATGATTCAAATCCCAAAATTTTAGTTTTTGAGATAAAATCACAATTAGGGCCTGCACTTGTCAGTTTTCTCTTTCCTgtttaatttgaaatgatataaagaaaatgtttagCTTATATAGACGTTGTTCTTGCTCTTTTATGCAATTGATGTGGCAACTATAGAAAAACTGTCATATAATCTTAAATATACCCACAAATCTAAAATACGGTTTACTCAGATACACTAGTTTTAAAATACTATACAATAATATCTGCACAGTACGTCGCGTTTGGAGAAGAAACCACAGTGCAAACGATCATACATGTTTTGATCTGGGGgcatagcaaaaaataaaatgagatatAAAGAGTTTTTTGTATATGGTAAAAACAGTTGacataagaaaatatataaagcCCCACGAGAACTTGACATTAATTGTCATACAGTAATAGCCTGCAAATGACCTATAATTCAGAATGATATGCCACCAAagcaaaagatttaaaaatggcGCAATTGGATCATGAAGTCCATCATTTTGACGTCTCTAAAGATGATAGCGTACAAAATGTGCaattcaaacaaaattacagccaaaattaaaacataaaatatgttaaaaaccAGAACCAATGTAAAACTCACAAAACATCAATGAGAATAAACCAAgggataataaataatatacaaaCGTGTCAATGAAATCGGTATTTGCGAGCCGGCTTGAGGTTGACATACGTCTTCTTCATGTCATCCGTCTCATTCTTCTTGACCATCTGATAGCGTTCACCTTTGGTGCTCACCACCTGGTTGCCATGGTAGCGAACCAGTTTCTTTGGAGCCTGGCCCAAATGGAAATAGAAATTCCATGAAAATTGTTTTCGTGTTTGCAAGACAATTTCTGGAGGATTTTTTACCTCTTTGGGGGCAACGGGCCGATGCGTTTTCTTGTCTTCTTCGTCGTCGACCAGCATGTATCTGGggaaaaaagtcaacatttagAACAATGTTTACTGCCAATTCAGGGCGAGACATTCAATCCTTTTGGATTTGGTGGGTTGGCAGGGATTATTCACTGCTTGTCCCTTCcaattaaaaatagattggGTATCATCCATGTTATTAATATAACTTTTTTAGTAGGCAGTCGTCACTGTTATAAAGTTATTTTGATAGGCCATCCATCAccgactttttaaaaataatgagctGTTCATGTGGTATTTACTGTTTTTCTAAACAGAAAGTTAAACTATAAATATAAACTCACTATCattgtatctcaaaataaaaagCCGATGTTTGTGAATATCAATTTGATTCACCAAATGGAGAATCAGTCTGCTTAATCAAAAAACTAAAGAACACAAATAGttcatgtttttcctttaaaaatcaCTAAGagaaaattcagatttttttaaaataaaaattaaagaataTTAAGTTTTATTATCCTTACTTGTTTTTACATTCATaaggataaagaaaaaaaactaatttacaAGGAAttacaattcatatttaaaaatagaaattagcCCTCAGTTACaaccttacatatttacatatatgtttGTTAGGTATAcatcaatataaatattttccttaTGTGCTGttccttattaaataatttaaactcAAACTCAATTTGACGATCAATTGTTTGAATAATGGCAGCCCTCATAATTACTACCAAATAAGTGAGTGGTCACTTACTTTTCAAGGATGCTTTCTTTCAGTTTCTTATCCCCCACTGAGGAGATATTTTTCCCCTGATTTACCTGAGGACACAAAAAGGTGTTTTTACCTCTTTCTTCTACACGACAACATTAAAATGaccaaagggtgaactgacgtTCAGTGGTGTAGTACTGAGTTGGACATCGCCCTCAATGATGAGGCGTACGGCTTCTTCCATATCTCCTTTGGCGATACATAGAGCACTTCGGGCTTCGGACAGGCTGCATTTTGGGAACATTTCCAGAAGGTGCtgctcttgagtttccagttccGATGCTGCTAACTGAGAACGAACAATTCAAAATGATTCacttcaaatttaaaacaacaattCTCTTTATTTTACTACTGAATTACTTTAGCGGTGGCGCCCTCCGCCTGTGCTTGTAAGCACTGCATATCCCGGCATGACTGGGGTTCACTCAATCGTTGTGCTGTGATTTTAGACGAGCAGTCCCGTGTTCCAACCATGCTGTTTTCTCCATCCGCTTGAAAGAAACACATTGACATAATGAATATAAGTCAGCGCCATGTAAATTGACAATCCAAAGAGTAGAAGAAAGACCTGAAGTCCGGGCTTTAGCGAGTGTGGATGCCAGACTG
The nucleotide sequence above comes from Stigmatopora nigra isolate UIUO_SnigA chromosome 12, RoL_Snig_1.1, whole genome shotgun sequence. Encoded proteins:
- the cuedc2 gene encoding CUE domain-containing protein 2: MDLQKIIHGALQDFLLTYIPDADLSILDDVLLSYITGVLEDLGSQQSVEENFDVEVFAEMLEAYIPGFAEIDSVKVCEMMFSLASTLAKARTSADGENSMVGTRDCSSKITAQRLSEPQSCRDMQCLQAQAEGATAKLAASELETQEQHLLEMFPKCSLSEARSALCIAKGDMEEAVRLIIEGDVQLSTTPLNVNQGKNISSVGDKKLKESILEKYMLVDDEEDKKTHRPVAPKEAPKKLVRYHGNQVVSTKGERYQMVKKNETDDMKKTYVNLKPARKYRFH